Proteins found in one Vagococcus carniphilus genomic segment:
- a CDS encoding ATP-binding protein: protein MKSKVNKKEANNIISALEAGVVPIRGIRHLLVGRSSEVTEVMGILENVSSGNSDIRFWVGDFGSGKSFMLRTIESIALQKNFVVSTIDLTPTRRFYASDGKAKALYSEIVDNIVLQTSQDGNALNTILEEWLYQLASIIANEENVSTQAIFSVDYQKKMTDKILDVTTSFSSVGISFELGQAIVKYYEGLVLEDRLLKLKALRWIRGDIETKTESKRELGISKIINDDNWYEALKNLSELFASLGYAGLVINFDEAVNLYKLPVKQSREKNYEKILNIYNECKSNTVKYLFINFGATRRTVFDEYRGLASYGALKTRLGDEKAMDSKLINTNRTVLPLKPLTNEEIFTLLEYLISIYNIHYQTEIILSYSEIQLYMEEQLNRPGADEFLTPRAVIKDFIEILDLIRQNPSEDNTSLILQKFGKDRLPIEKDQDNLDDEIEVI from the coding sequence ATGAAAAGTAAGGTAAATAAAAAAGAAGCCAACAATATTATTAGTGCTTTAGAAGCAGGAGTCGTACCAATTAGAGGAATTAGACATTTATTAGTTGGTAGGAGTAGTGAAGTAACTGAAGTAATGGGGATTTTAGAAAATGTCTCAAGTGGTAATAGTGATATTCGCTTTTGGGTGGGGGACTTTGGTAGTGGGAAAAGTTTTATGTTAAGGACAATTGAATCTATAGCTCTTCAAAAAAACTTTGTTGTCTCAACTATAGATTTAACACCGACTAGAAGATTTTATGCTTCTGATGGTAAAGCAAAGGCTTTGTATAGTGAAATTGTTGATAACATTGTGTTGCAAACTTCTCAAGATGGGAACGCATTGAATACCATTTTAGAAGAGTGGTTATATCAGTTAGCAAGTATTATTGCAAACGAAGAAAACGTTTCAACGCAAGCTATTTTTTCAGTAGACTATCAGAAAAAAATGACTGATAAAATATTAGATGTAACAACTTCATTTTCATCAGTTGGAATATCTTTTGAATTAGGACAAGCTATTGTTAAATATTATGAGGGATTGGTTTTAGAAGATAGATTATTAAAATTAAAAGCTTTAAGATGGATAAGAGGAGATATTGAAACAAAAACAGAGTCCAAAAGAGAGTTAGGAATTAGTAAAATTATTAATGATGATAACTGGTATGAGGCTTTAAAAAATTTGTCTGAACTATTTGCGAGTTTGGGATATGCTGGATTAGTAATCAATTTTGATGAAGCAGTTAATCTTTATAAATTACCAGTTAAGCAATCAAGGGAAAAAAATTATGAAAAGATTCTTAATATATATAATGAGTGTAAGTCCAATACAGTGAAATATTTATTTATTAATTTTGGTGCAACACGCCGAACGGTTTTCGATGAATATCGAGGTTTAGCGAGCTACGGAGCTTTAAAAACAAGACTTGGTGATGAAAAAGCTATGGATTCTAAATTGATAAATACTAATAGAACAGTATTACCTTTAAAACCTTTAACTAACGAAGAGATATTTACTCTATTAGAATATTTAATTTCTATTTATAATATTCATTATCAAACTGAAATTATCCTTTCTTATTCAGAAATTCAGCTTTACATGGAGGAGCAGTTAAATCGTCCTGGAGCAGATGAATTTTTAACTCCAAGAGCGGTTATTAAAGATTTTATTGAAATTTTAGATTTGATAAGGCAAAATCCTAGTGAGGATAATACCTCTTTAATTTTACAAAAATTTGGTAAAGATAGACTTCCTATTGAAAAAGATCAAGATAACTTAGACGACGAAATTGAGGTAATTTAG
- a CDS encoding DEAD/DEAH box helicase, translating into MDSFSLLKREIKEYIYDQKWQELTKIQVAAIQQVTKTDNNLILCAPTASGKTEAAFLPAINKVNDFDKGIKIIYISPLIALINDQFKRMSDLCDYLNINVTRWHGEAPSAQKRKLLKKPSGILLITPESIEAMLTLRKEEAQYLLAGVEWVLVDEIHGFLDSNRGLHLKSMLERCQRYMLKEPRYIGMSATLNTEDSLLVKSYFKNNKDTNILIDRTKNDLEVTRDFFIENDQRKSEKSIEAIYKYSQQESMLIFPNSRGLVESISVDLNKKAKKNNSTVNYFAHHSSLTKNSRIDVENFAKTAKNQLFTICCTSTLEMGIDIGAVDSIVQYNAPYSVSSLGQRLGRSGRKTKKSILHFIATTPFDLLKGLAAISLYERSEIERLDGPSKPYDLFAHQLLAMLLEHSGLKKQTVFHLNQQFKNWNWLNDEEIKKIVTHLLEEEFIESIGEEFITGVATEPLLTMGRFFSQFSTPSNYSVFSDVKKIGEIPLDIFLEIDSNILLGAKIWKIKEINHENKKIIVLPANDGKPPKFFSLGGETSHLLANEMLALIKDIDWIDSLNSEVQEGLTQLRAQQLSLTNPFVIYLNDRIAFRTFAGTKINYTLQILFSIIYANELIEYNDNKMSLFIDIIPDSLKRIVQRTKEFVWSKKVLVDYLINNPTLVNKHMSNIKYQKLLPFDIQVNYVIENCLNLPQTLIYLEEIEQLLNNEI; encoded by the coding sequence ATGGATTCTTTTAGTTTATTAAAAAGAGAAATCAAAGAGTATATTTACGATCAAAAATGGCAGGAGCTAACTAAGATACAAGTAGCGGCTATTCAACAAGTGACTAAAACAGATAATAATTTAATTTTATGTGCACCGACTGCTTCTGGTAAAACAGAAGCAGCTTTTTTACCAGCGATTAATAAAGTAAATGATTTTGACAAAGGAATAAAAATCATATATATATCACCTCTTATTGCTTTAATTAATGATCAATTTAAACGAATGTCTGATTTATGTGATTATTTAAATATCAATGTAACAAGATGGCACGGTGAGGCTCCTAGTGCACAAAAGAGAAAATTATTAAAAAAACCTAGTGGAATTCTTTTGATAACGCCTGAGTCAATAGAAGCGATGCTAACTTTACGAAAAGAAGAAGCCCAATATTTACTTGCGGGAGTTGAATGGGTTCTGGTGGATGAAATTCATGGTTTTTTAGATAGCAATCGAGGATTACATCTAAAATCAATGCTTGAAAGATGCCAAAGATATATGCTGAAGGAGCCACGCTATATTGGCATGTCAGCAACACTAAATACAGAAGATAGCTTATTAGTCAAAAGCTATTTTAAAAATAATAAAGATACTAATATTTTGATTGATCGGACAAAAAATGATTTAGAAGTAACAAGAGATTTTTTTATTGAAAATGATCAAAGAAAATCAGAAAAAAGTATTGAGGCAATTTATAAATATTCTCAGCAAGAAAGTATGCTGATATTTCCAAATTCTCGAGGTTTGGTTGAATCTATATCAGTTGATTTAAATAAAAAAGCAAAAAAGAACAATTCAACGGTTAATTATTTTGCTCATCATTCATCATTAACTAAAAATTCAAGAATAGATGTTGAAAATTTTGCTAAAACAGCTAAGAATCAATTATTTACAATTTGTTGTACATCGACTTTGGAAATGGGGATTGATATTGGAGCAGTTGATAGTATTGTACAATATAACGCACCTTATTCAGTTTCAAGTTTAGGTCAACGGTTGGGAAGAAGTGGGCGAAAAACGAAAAAAAGTATTTTACATTTCATTGCAACGACTCCTTTTGATTTATTAAAAGGATTAGCCGCGATTTCCTTGTATGAAAGAAGTGAAATAGAAAGATTAGATGGTCCCAGTAAGCCTTATGATTTATTTGCTCATCAGTTATTAGCTATGTTATTGGAGCATTCAGGATTAAAAAAACAAACTGTGTTTCATTTAAATCAGCAATTTAAAAATTGGAACTGGTTGAATGATGAGGAAATAAAAAAAATAGTAACTCATCTTTTAGAAGAAGAGTTTATAGAGTCGATTGGAGAAGAATTTATTACTGGAGTTGCTACAGAACCGTTGTTGACTATGGGACGTTTCTTTTCTCAATTTAGTACGCCTAGTAACTATAGTGTTTTCAGTGATGTCAAAAAAATTGGTGAAATACCTCTAGATATATTTTTGGAGATAGATAGCAATATTCTATTGGGTGCTAAAATTTGGAAAATTAAAGAGATTAATCATGAAAATAAAAAAATTATAGTACTTCCAGCAAACGATGGGAAGCCTCCTAAATTCTTCTCACTAGGAGGTGAGACTAGTCATTTATTAGCTAATGAAATGTTGGCTTTAATCAAGGATATTGATTGGATTGATAGTTTAAATAGTGAAGTTCAAGAAGGACTCACTCAGTTGAGGGCACAGCAACTATCTTTAACAAATCCGTTTGTTATTTATTTAAATGACAGAATAGCTTTTCGGACTTTTGCAGGAACTAAAATAAATTATACCCTACAGATTTTATTTAGTATAATTTATGCTAATGAACTAATTGAATATAACGATAACAAGATGTCCCTATTTATTGACATTATTCCAGATTCTTTAAAAAGAATAGTTCAAAGAACAAAAGAATTTGTATGGAGTAAAAAAGTATTAGTAGATTATTTAATAAATAACCCTACTTTGGTCAATAAACATATGTCTAATATTAAATATCAGAAACTGCTACCTTTTGATATACAAGTTAACTATGTTATAGAAAATTGTCTGAATTTACCTCAAACTTTAATTTATTTAGAGGAAATAGAGCAGTTACTTAACAATGAGATATAA